The proteins below are encoded in one region of Naumovozyma castellii chromosome 6, complete genome:
- the ASI1 gene encoding putative ubiquitin-protein ligase ASI1 (ancestral locus Anc_2.419): protein MNVTESTYNTTIVLMEAAPYLNQSMHTLLPGSSHAAIFINTPYQVLLSLKAAIAMQFHVAKSSVEDYPSFHALLDSVEFFCSRQAILCLATALIINKFITGFIVFRGRNPRLFSMKAWYNPLLHLSSIAILSYYLIRPLRKDFQNPELYMRLDVTSFIFAWSLLTESILSLSFDRTPLESSDATLFELCLYMFILKQQGENHVSAPLALDCMLTMANRLLIHTLEFFQCRKYRLLGSTITSLTHLFFTVRRVYLYKGDMTKLSTFTTYFPRFFFVCVILTSLLCYLLAIIVRFDGSFEHIKDLEAFSFMDHLISHLNCTGEEDFTLVAGKLATMLCVGISSKDGKLNAEFSPLIVPDKINTKFMNNGYSNRIKEVVDYDETTSTAKKMNGFTSKHLLPEIFGLHHLYNFLDIIRNYRRNKLSHRIANQPDITGESRIIIDKPGTVEQEMDDDQLNFNENGEEDSDTYDYEYNDTNMHDSYSDSSESEFEFEQEIEDVVENNELIDMCTTMNNDDMDWMTHLLPILKYHYETGTVATRSMYQRDHNSNHVKHNTCINATSTDDPVTSDDDDDIADLSCVVCKINPRNVVLWPCRCFALCNDCRVSLAVRDYKKCVCCRADVHGFTSVKVQNEKS, encoded by the coding sequence TGCACCCTATTTAAATCAGAGTATGCATACCCTCCTACCGGGGTCTTCTCATGCAGCAATCTTCATTAACACTCCTTATCAAGTACTGTTGTCACTGAAGGCTGCCATAGCCATGCAATTCCATGTAGCTAAAAGTTCGGTGGAAGATTACCCAAGTTTCCATGCCCTACTGGATTCTGTGGAATTCTTTTGCAGTAGACAGGCTATCCTATGCTTAGCCACGGCATTGATTATAAACAAGTTCATAACTGGATTCATAGTTTTTAGAGGACGGAACCCACGTCTCTTTAGTATGAAAGCCTGGTATAACCCATTGCTCCATCTTTCTTCCATTGCTATATTATCATATTATCTTATCAGACCATTAAGGAAAGATTTCCAGAATCCAGAACTTTATATGAGATTAGATGTAacttcatttatttttgcATGGTCACTTTTAACAGAATCCATACTTTCGTTAAGTTTTGATAGGACACCTTTAGAAAGTTCCGATGCCACATTGTTTGAATTATGTCTTTATATGTTTATATTAAAGCAACAGGGAGAAAATCATGTTTCGGCCCCATTAGCATTGGACTGTATGCTTACAATGGCAAATAGACTTCTGATACACACTCTAGAGTTTTTTCAATGTAGAAAATATAGACTTTTAGGAAGTACTATTACCAGTTTAACACATCTTTTTTTTACGGTGAGAAGAGTATATCTTTATAAGGGTGATATGACCAAGTTATCCACATTTACTACTTATTTCCCcagatttttttttgtatGCGTGATATTAACTTCTCTATTATGCTATCTTTTGGCAATCATTGTCAGATTTGATGGTTCATTTGAACAtattaaagatttagaggctttttcttttatggATCATTTGATTTCGCATTTAAATTGTACAGGTGAGGAAGATTTCACACTGGTGGCTGGAAAATTGGCTACTATGCTATGTGTTGGGATATCATCAAAAGATGGTAAATTGAATGCGGAGTTTAGCCCATTAATTGTTCCTGATAAGATTAATACCAAATTTATGAATAATGGATACTCAAATAGAATTAAAGAGGTGGTTGATTATGATGAAACAACATCAACTGCAAAGAAGATGAATGGATTTACATCGAAACACTTATTGCCAGAAATATTTGGTCTTCACCATCTTTACAATTTCCTTGATATTATAAGAAACTACAGAAGGAACAAATTAAGCCATAGAATTGCGAATCAACCCGATATAACAGGGGAATCgagaataataattgaCAAACCTGGAACCGTGGAACAAGAGATGGATGATGACCAActtaattttaatgaaaacgGAGAAGAAGATAGCGACACCTATGATTACGAATATAATGACACTAATATGCATGACTCATATAGTGATAGTTCAGAatctgaatttgaatttgaacAAGAGATTGAAGACGTTGTTGAGAATAATGAACTAATTGATATGTGTACAACCatgaataatgatgatatggACTGGATGACTCATTTGCTACCCATCTTAAAGTATCATTACGAGACAGGTACAGTGGCAACAAGGTCAATGTATCAAAGGGATCATAATTCAAATCACGTTAAACACAATACCTGCATAAACGCAACATCTACTGATGATCCTGTAACttctgatgatgacgatgataTAGCGGACCTTTCATGTGTTGTTTGTAAGATAAATCCAAGAAATGTGGTTCTATGGCCGTGTCGATGCTTCGCATTATGTAATGATTGTAGAGTTTCATTAGCTGTTCGTGATTACAAGAAATGTGTTTGTTGCAGAGCTGATGTTCATGGATTTACCTCCGTGAAAGtacaaaatgaaaaatcataa
- the NCAS0F01880 gene encoding uncharacterized protein (ancestral locus Anc_2.418), whose amino-acid sequence MSDYSKTAILSVYDKTGLLDLASGLVANKVRIIASGGTARMIRDAGFPVEDVSSITNAPEMLGGRVKTLHPVVHGGILARDIPSDDKDLQEQHIEKIDFVVCNLYPFKETVAKIGVTVPEAVEEIDIGGVTLLRAAAKNHERVTILSDPNDYRTFIKELSHGGISKDLKNKLALKAFEQTADYDSAIADFFRKQYSEGKGQITLRYGANPHQKPAQAYVTNQEELPFKVLSGSPGYINLLDALNSWPLVKELSATLNLPAAASFKHVSPAGAAVGIPLSDVEKKIYFVNDIENLSPLASAYARARGADRMSSFGDWIALSNIVDVPTAKIISREVSDGIIAPGFEPEALAILSKKKGGKYCVLQVDPNFTPGDIEKREVFGVTLEQKRNDAIINKHTFKEIVSKNKNLTEQAIIDLTVATIALKFTQSNSVCYAKNGMVIGLGAGQQSRIHCTRLAGDKADNWWFRQHPRVLDFKWAKGVKRPEKSNAIDLFVTGQIPTQEPEKSEYESKFAELPNPLTKEEREEWLSKLENVSLSSDAFFPFPDNVYRAVKSGVKYIAAPAGSVMDKVVFAAADSFDVVYIENPFRLFHH is encoded by the coding sequence ATGTCCGACTATAGCAAAACTGCAATCCTATCCGTATACGACAAGACAGGTCTACTTGACCTAGCAAGCGGTCTCGTCGCAAACAAAGTCAGAATAATCGCATCCGGTGGTACCGCTCGTATGATCCGCGATGCTGGTTTCCCCGTGGAGGACGTCTCCTCCATCACTAACGCTCCTGAAATGTTAGGTGGCAGAGTGAAAACTCTACATCCTGTCGTCCATGGCGGTATCCTAGCCAGAGATATCCCCAGTGATGACAAGGatttacaagaacaacatattgaaaaaatagaTTTCGTCGTTTGTAACTTGTACCCTTTCAAGGAAACAGTCGCTAAGATTGGCGTCACTGTTCCTGAAGCGGTCGAAGAGATCGATATCGGTGGTGTCACTCTTTTAAGAGCCGCCGCTAAAAATCATGAAAGAGTCACTATCTTATCCGATCCAAATGATTATAGAACTTTCATCAAAGAGTTATCTCATGGGGGAATCTCCaaggatttgaaaaacaaacTGGCATTGAAGGCCTTCGAACAAACAGCAGACTATGATTCAGCCATTGCTGATTTCTTCAGAAAGCAATACTCAGAAGGTAAGGGTCAAATTACTTTACGTTACGGTGCCAACCCACATCAAAAACCAGCCCAGGCCTACGTCACCaatcaagaagaattacCATTCAAAGTCCTTTCCGGATCCCCCGGTTACATCAACTTATTGGATGCATTAAACTCATGGCCCCTAGTGAAGGAATTATCCGCCACTTTGAACTTACCTGCCGCTGCCTCTTTCAAGCATGTCTCTCCAGCAGGTGCAGCTGTGGGTATCCCGCTATCTGATGTGGAAAAGAAGATCTATTTCGTCAACGATATTGAGAATCTATCTCCATTGGCTTCCGCCTACGCGAGAGCTCGTGGCGCTGATAGAATGTCCTCTTTTGGTGATTGGATCGCCCTATCTAACATCGTCGACGTTCCAACGGCAAAAATCATCTCAAGGGAAGTCTCAGATGGTATAATTGCCCCCGGTTTCGAACCCGAGGCCCTAGCCATTCtatcaaagaagaaaggtGGCAAATACTGTGTTTTGCAAGTGGATCCAAATTTCACCCCAGgtgatattgaaaagagagaAGTATTTGGTGTCACGTTGGAGCAAAAGAGAAATGATGCAATTATAAATAAACATacttttaaagaaatcgtctccaagaacaagaatttaaCTGAACAGGCAATCATTGATTTGACTGTGGCTACCATTGCTTTGAAATTCACTCAATCAAATTCTGTATGTTATGCCAAGAATGGTATGGTCATTGGGTTAGGTGCAGGACAACAATCTAGAATACATTGTACTAGATTGGCAGGTGATAAAGCTGATAATTGGTGGTTTAGACAACATCCAAGAGTCCTAGATTTCAAATGGGCAAAGGGTGTTAAGAGACCAGAAAAATCTAATGCCATTGATTTATTCGTTACTGGACAAATTCCAACTCAAGAACCAGAAAAATCTGAATATGAATCTAAATTCGCTGAGTTACCTAACCCATTAACTAAGGaggaaagagaagaatGGCTAagtaaattggaaaatgtttcattatcttcTGATGCATTCTTCCCCTTCCCAGATAACGTTTACAGAGCTGTTAAATCCGGTGTTAAATACATCGCTGCTCCAGCAGGTTCCGTCATGGATAAAGTTGTCTTTGCCGCTGCTGACTCATTTGATGTGGTATACATTGAAAATCCATTCCGTTTATTCCACCATTAA